From one Micromonospora siamensis genomic stretch:
- a CDS encoding RtcB family protein codes for MGFTPLPGTRAPVRVWTDPYAIEPQAAKQLRNIGALPWVQGVAVMPDVHFGKGATVGSVIAMRQAVSPAAVGVDIGCGMSAVRTSLTAADLPDDLAALRSAVEAAIPVGFAKRDDPVDPRRVRGLEQGGWDAFWTGFGDLDRRVRQLESRARHQMGTLGGGNHFIEVCLEQDGPDAGRVWLMLHSGSRNIGKELAERHIRVAQALPHNTDLPDRDLAVFLTGTPEMDAYRRDLWWAQEYARRNRAVMLAVLCGVVREQFPQVSYDAPISCHHNYVAEESYDGVEVLVTRKGAIRAGTGDLGIIPGSMGTGSYIVRGKGNPDAYCSASHGAGRRMSRGQAKRTYSTEDLERQTAGVECRKDAGVVDEIPGAYKDITEVMAQQEDLVEVVAHLKQVVCVKG; via the coding sequence ATGGGTTTCACCCCGCTGCCCGGCACCCGGGCCCCGGTACGGGTCTGGACCGACCCGTACGCCATCGAGCCGCAGGCGGCGAAGCAGCTGCGCAACATCGGCGCCCTGCCCTGGGTGCAGGGCGTCGCCGTCATGCCCGACGTGCACTTCGGCAAGGGCGCGACGGTCGGCTCGGTGATCGCGATGCGGCAGGCGGTCTCGCCGGCCGCGGTCGGCGTCGACATCGGCTGCGGGATGTCCGCGGTGCGGACCTCGCTGACCGCGGCCGACCTGCCCGACGACCTGGCGGCGCTGCGCTCGGCGGTCGAGGCGGCCATCCCGGTCGGCTTCGCCAAGCGCGACGACCCGGTCGACCCGCGGCGGGTACGCGGCCTGGAGCAGGGCGGCTGGGACGCCTTCTGGACCGGCTTCGGTGACCTGGACCGCCGGGTCCGGCAGCTGGAGAGCCGCGCCCGGCACCAGATGGGCACGCTCGGCGGCGGCAACCACTTCATCGAGGTGTGCCTGGAGCAGGACGGTCCGGACGCCGGCCGGGTGTGGCTGATGCTGCACTCCGGGTCGCGCAACATCGGCAAGGAGCTGGCCGAGCGGCACATCCGGGTGGCGCAGGCGCTGCCGCACAACACCGACCTGCCCGACCGGGACCTGGCGGTCTTCCTCACCGGCACCCCGGAGATGGACGCCTACCGGCGGGACCTGTGGTGGGCGCAGGAGTACGCACGCCGCAACCGGGCGGTCATGCTCGCAGTCCTCTGCGGGGTGGTGCGTGAGCAGTTCCCGCAGGTCAGCTACGACGCGCCGATCTCCTGCCACCACAACTACGTGGCGGAGGAGAGCTACGACGGGGTGGAGGTGCTGGTCACTCGGAAGGGGGCGATCCGGGCCGGCACGGGGGACCTCGGCATCATCCCCGGCTCGATGGGCACCGGGTCGTACATCGTGCGGGGCAAGGGCAACCCGGACGCGTACTGCTCGGCGTCGCACGGCGCGGGCCGGCGGATGTCCCGGGGACAGGCGAAGCGGACGTACAGCACCGAGGACCTGGAGCGGCAGACCGCCGGGGTGGAGTGCCGCAAGGACGCCGGGGTGGTCGACGAGATCCCCGGCGCGTACAAGGACATCACCGAGGTGATGGCGCAGCAGGAGGACCTGGTCGAGGTGGTGGCGCACCTCAAGCAGGTGGTCTGCGTCAAGGGGTGA
- a CDS encoding DUF6058 family natural product biosynthesis protein, with translation MSAADDAYVDGQFVVLDELCAAHGRDTDDVRRMMLDRRLPLPGYLRSDGAQMVPADLFALAERAGGVAALPAWFAGHWDDPAVGAAEWDAYLTGRYVCLHSVTPANILRKDALTGAIRAAPDEPDAGSPAWLTRLHAWVDELDALEPAFTAYDRLRFGGPTSRDTCVDAVRARWPRPS, from the coding sequence ATGTCGGCCGCGGACGACGCGTACGTCGACGGGCAGTTCGTGGTGCTCGACGAGTTGTGCGCGGCCCACGGCCGGGACACCGACGACGTACGCCGGATGATGCTGGACCGGCGGCTGCCGCTGCCGGGCTACCTGCGCTCGGACGGCGCGCAGATGGTCCCGGCGGACCTGTTCGCCCTGGCGGAACGGGCCGGCGGGGTGGCGGCGCTGCCGGCCTGGTTCGCCGGGCACTGGGACGACCCGGCGGTCGGCGCGGCGGAGTGGGACGCCTACCTCACCGGCCGGTACGTGTGCCTGCACTCGGTGACCCCGGCCAACATCCTTCGCAAGGACGCGCTGACCGGGGCGATCCGGGCGGCGCCCGACGAGCCGGACGCCGGATCGCCGGCCTGGCTGACCCGACTGCACGCGTGGGTCGACGAACTGGACGCGCTGGAGCCGGCCTTCACCGCATACGACCGGCTCCGGTTCGGCGGCCCGACGTCCCGGGACACCTGCGTGGACGCGGTACGAGCCCGCTGGCCGCGGCCGAGCTGA
- a CDS encoding M56 family metallopeptidase: MIIALLVVLASAAAYAGCGPWLSRTLRPALAVRLLAPTGLLVTAALWFAAAVTAATWVGQDAEVAAAGAWSAQALRSQAPLPWPVAAVALTVLAAVAARTGVFLVRRAAALRAAHRDCGRLGEPGALVVLDTDRPDAFTTPEATGRIVVTRGMLRALPADERSALLAHEGSHLAHRHAWWIAAIDLAAATNPTLGRTARSLRNAVERWADEDAAARLGDRRVVARALARAALARHRHGVGPLPAATGGDVPDRVRALLDPPATRRGPALAVLAVVLTLVTLGSAIVQHQGERLFERAGAGKSTAVSGPVSSAAASGLVPRPRRCPGTSGRRTGAGRMR; encoded by the coding sequence GTGATCATCGCCCTGCTGGTGGTGCTGGCCTCCGCCGCGGCGTACGCCGGCTGCGGACCGTGGCTCAGCCGTACCCTCCGACCGGCCCTCGCGGTGCGCCTGCTCGCGCCCACCGGGCTGCTGGTCACCGCGGCGCTCTGGTTCGCCGCTGCCGTCACGGCCGCCACCTGGGTCGGACAGGACGCCGAGGTGGCCGCCGCCGGCGCCTGGTCCGCCCAGGCGCTGCGCTCGCAGGCACCGCTGCCCTGGCCCGTCGCGGCCGTGGCCCTGACGGTGCTCGCCGCCGTCGCCGCCCGCACCGGTGTGTTCCTGGTCCGGCGGGCCGCCGCCCTGCGGGCCGCCCACCGCGACTGCGGGCGCCTCGGCGAGCCGGGCGCACTGGTGGTGCTCGACACCGACCGGCCCGACGCCTTCACCACCCCCGAGGCGACCGGGCGCATCGTGGTCACCCGGGGCATGCTGCGCGCCCTGCCGGCCGACGAGCGTTCGGCGCTGCTGGCCCACGAGGGCTCCCACCTGGCCCACCGGCACGCCTGGTGGATCGCCGCGATCGACCTGGCCGCCGCCACCAACCCCACCCTCGGCCGCACCGCCCGATCGCTGCGCAACGCCGTCGAGCGGTGGGCGGACGAGGACGCCGCCGCCCGGTTGGGGGACCGCCGGGTGGTCGCCCGGGCCCTGGCCCGCGCCGCGCTGGCCCGCCACCGGCACGGCGTCGGCCCGCTGCCCGCGGCCACCGGCGGGGACGTGCCCGACCGGGTACGCGCCCTGCTCGATCCGCCCGCCACCCGGCGCGGCCCGGCGCTCGCCGTGCTCGCCGTCGTCCTCACCCTGGTCACGCTGGGCTCCGCCATCGTCCAGCATCAGGGCGAGCGCCTCTTCGAACGGGCCGGCGCCGGAAAATCGACCGCCGTGTCGGGGCCGGTCAGCTCGGCCGCGGCCAGCGGGCTCGTACCGCGTCCACGCAGGTGTCCCGGGACGTCGGGCCGCCGAACCGGAGCCGGTCGTATGCGGTGA
- a CDS encoding BlaI/MecI/CopY family transcriptional regulator, giving the protein MKSRRRGHGDLEQEVIAVLAAAEGPLAPAAVRERLDPGLAYNTVTTVLGRLHDKGRVTRVSAGRGYAYQAVRDRAQVVAHQMRRLLDDDADRSAVLTRFVGALTPEDEALLVALLQRTEPEPS; this is encoded by the coding sequence GTGAAGAGCAGACGCCGCGGGCACGGCGACCTCGAACAGGAGGTCATCGCCGTGCTCGCCGCCGCCGAGGGGCCGCTGGCCCCCGCCGCGGTCCGGGAGCGCCTCGACCCCGGCCTCGCCTACAACACCGTCACCACCGTGCTGGGCCGGCTGCACGACAAGGGGCGGGTCACCCGGGTGTCCGCCGGGCGTGGCTACGCCTACCAGGCGGTACGCGACCGGGCCCAGGTGGTCGCGCACCAGATGCGCCGGCTCCTCGACGACGACGCCGACCGCTCCGCCGTGCTGACCCGCTTCGTCGGCGCGCTCACCCCGGAGGACGAGGCGCTCCTGGTCGCCCTGCTCCAACGCACCGAGCCGGAGCCGTCGTGA
- a CDS encoding phosphatase PAP2 family protein has product MDVGVFDEVNRFAEATPWLHTAVTGYAAYGVALFGFLMLVGWWDARASGNPGRVAVALLAPVATGVAIGVNQPLVALFHEPRPYTDHPGILVLATRSTDFSFPSDHSVMAGAAAAALWFVSWRLGLVTAVAAALMGFSRVYIAAHYPHDVLAGLALGAVVAIVVVPLTRPLATRLVTAAGHTPLRPLVTAGSRAVPAQLTAGAPGGTGRTPPGAAGP; this is encoded by the coding sequence ATGGACGTCGGAGTGTTCGACGAGGTCAACCGGTTCGCCGAGGCAACCCCGTGGCTGCACACGGCGGTGACCGGATACGCCGCCTACGGCGTGGCACTCTTCGGGTTCCTCATGCTGGTCGGGTGGTGGGACGCCCGCGCGAGCGGCAACCCGGGGCGGGTGGCGGTCGCCCTCCTGGCCCCGGTGGCCACCGGGGTGGCGATCGGGGTCAACCAGCCCCTGGTGGCCCTGTTCCACGAGCCGCGCCCCTACACCGACCACCCCGGCATCCTGGTGCTCGCCACCCGCAGCACGGACTTCTCGTTCCCGTCCGACCACTCCGTCATGGCCGGCGCGGCGGCGGCCGCCCTGTGGTTCGTCTCCTGGCGTCTGGGGCTGGTCACCGCGGTGGCCGCGGCGCTGATGGGGTTCTCCCGGGTCTACATCGCCGCGCACTACCCGCACGACGTGCTGGCCGGCCTGGCACTGGGAGCCGTCGTGGCGATCGTCGTCGTGCCGCTCACCCGGCCGCTGGCCACCCGGCTGGTCACGGCCGCCGGCCACACCCCGCTACGACCCCTGGTCACCGCCGGCTCCCGGGCGGTGCCCGCTCAGCTCACCGCCGGCGCACCCGGCGGCACCGGCCGCACCCCGCCCGGCGCCGCCGGCCCGTGA
- a CDS encoding alpha/beta hydrolase, with amino-acid sequence MARIRCDFFSEALGMGTSMTVLLPDPAGAGIGMAGGAPAGDPPVLYLLHGLTDDDTAWTRRTSIERYVAPLGLAVVMPNAGRSFYTDEANGNRYWQFLSEELPQVCRSFFRLSDRREDTFVAGLSMGGYGALKWALRQPGRFAAAASLSGALDLANRRDHPTNPLNPAVWHTVFGDRPVAPDDDTIALVEAAGADLPALYLGCGTEDHLREDNERFLAAARRRGVPVEARWSPGAHDWDYWDAAIRDVLAWLPLR; translated from the coding sequence ATGGCGCGGATCCGTTGTGACTTCTTCTCCGAGGCCCTCGGCATGGGCACGTCCATGACGGTGCTGCTGCCCGACCCGGCCGGCGCCGGGATCGGCATGGCCGGTGGCGCGCCGGCCGGCGACCCGCCCGTGCTGTACCTGCTGCACGGCCTGACCGACGACGACACGGCCTGGACCCGGCGCACCTCGATCGAGCGGTACGTCGCGCCGCTGGGGCTGGCCGTGGTGATGCCGAACGCCGGGCGCAGCTTCTACACCGACGAGGCGAACGGCAACCGGTACTGGCAGTTCCTCAGCGAGGAGCTGCCGCAGGTCTGCCGGTCGTTCTTTCGGCTGTCGGACCGCCGGGAGGACACCTTCGTCGCCGGCCTCTCGATGGGCGGCTACGGCGCGCTGAAGTGGGCGCTGCGCCAACCCGGGCGGTTCGCCGCCGCCGCCAGCCTCTCCGGCGCCCTCGACCTGGCCAACCGGCGCGACCACCCGACCAACCCGCTGAACCCGGCGGTCTGGCACACCGTCTTCGGTGACCGGCCGGTGGCGCCGGACGACGACACCATCGCCCTGGTGGAGGCCGCCGGCGCCGACCTGCCGGCCCTCTACCTCGGCTGCGGCACCGAGGACCACCTGCGCGAGGACAACGAACGGTTCCTGGCCGCCGCCCGGCGCCGGGGCGTACCGGTGGAGGCGCGCTGGTCCCCCGGCGCCCACGACTGGGACTACTGGGACGCGGCCATCCGCGACGTGCTGGCCTGGCTGCCGCTGCGCTGA
- a CDS encoding DinB family protein codes for MEIDRIGPPLRAGERETLRAFLDFHRATLAMKCAGLGDEELRRRSSPPSTLSLLGLLRHLAEVERTWFRRVIAGEEIGLIWSPTGDFQAAYDPDGSTGAEAFAVWQAEVEHARRIEREAESLEVTGHQARWGEDVSLRLVMLHMMHEYARHNGHADFLREAIDGSVGA; via the coding sequence ATGGAGATCGACCGGATCGGGCCGCCGCTGCGCGCGGGGGAGCGCGAGACCCTGCGCGCCTTCCTCGACTTCCACCGCGCCACCCTGGCCATGAAGTGCGCCGGGCTCGGCGACGAGGAGCTGCGCCGCCGCTCCTCGCCACCGTCCACGCTGAGCCTGCTCGGCCTGCTGAGGCATTTGGCCGAGGTGGAGCGGACCTGGTTCCGGCGGGTGATCGCCGGCGAGGAGATCGGGCTGATCTGGTCACCGACCGGCGACTTCCAGGCCGCGTACGACCCGGACGGGTCGACCGGCGCGGAGGCGTTCGCGGTGTGGCAGGCCGAGGTGGAGCACGCCCGCCGCATCGAGCGGGAGGCCGAGTCGCTGGAGGTCACCGGCCACCAGGCGCGCTGGGGCGAGGACGTGTCGCTGCGGCTGGTGATGCTGCACATGATGCACGAGTACGCCCGGCACAACGGCCACGCCGACTTCCTGCGCGAGGCGATCGACGGCAGCGTCGGCGCTTGA
- a CDS encoding M4 family metallopeptidase encodes MNPQIRRSALLASAVTAALVAGGTTVQAAGDPYSGTAGATVFAPNPVQQLGDQTLTDAKDADYPALAGAYRPVTLTNLDGSGTLTGRYVRVKSDTGTPARAVDGSFPAWHRDADQFEQVMGYHWVNTAQAYLQSLGFGSTLRPVNQRQIELRVNQYGGDNSFFRDDKANITLGKGGVDDAEDAEVIVHEYGHSVQDGQVPGFGTNLESGSIGEAFGDYLAVAVTSWATGVPTKTPEACVADWDSVSYTSRTPHCLRRLDGTKVYPTDVRGEVHADGEIWSRALWDIRTALGDRKASTLIVEAQFDFAPDTSFRDAALATVATAERLYGASAATATRSAFAARGIL; translated from the coding sequence ATGAACCCCCAGATCCGACGTTCCGCGCTGCTCGCCTCGGCGGTCACCGCGGCGCTGGTCGCCGGCGGCACCACCGTGCAGGCGGCCGGCGATCCCTACTCCGGCACCGCCGGCGCGACGGTGTTCGCGCCGAACCCGGTGCAGCAGCTCGGCGACCAGACGCTGACCGACGCCAAGGACGCCGACTACCCGGCGCTGGCCGGCGCGTACCGGCCGGTGACCCTGACCAACCTGGACGGCTCCGGCACCCTCACCGGCCGCTACGTCCGGGTCAAGAGCGACACCGGCACGCCCGCCCGGGCGGTCGACGGCTCCTTCCCCGCCTGGCACCGCGACGCCGACCAGTTCGAGCAGGTCATGGGCTACCACTGGGTCAACACCGCCCAGGCTTACCTCCAGTCGCTCGGCTTCGGCAGCACGCTGCGCCCGGTCAACCAGCGGCAGATCGAGCTACGGGTCAACCAGTACGGCGGCGACAACTCGTTCTTCCGCGACGACAAGGCCAACATCACCCTCGGTAAGGGCGGGGTGGACGACGCCGAGGACGCCGAGGTGATCGTGCACGAGTACGGCCACTCGGTGCAGGACGGCCAGGTCCCCGGCTTCGGCACCAACCTGGAGTCCGGCTCGATCGGTGAGGCGTTCGGCGACTACCTGGCCGTCGCCGTGACCAGCTGGGCCACCGGCGTGCCGACGAAGACCCCGGAGGCGTGCGTCGCCGACTGGGACTCGGTGTCGTACACCAGCAGGACGCCGCACTGCCTGCGCCGGCTCGACGGCACCAAGGTCTACCCGACCGACGTGCGCGGCGAGGTGCACGCCGACGGGGAGATCTGGTCCCGCGCCCTGTGGGACATCCGGACCGCCCTCGGCGACCGCAAGGCCAGCACCCTGATCGTCGAGGCCCAGTTCGACTTCGCGCCGGACACCTCGTTCCGGGACGCCGCACTGGCCACCGTGGCCACCGCCGAGCGCCTCTACGGCGCCTCCGCCGCCACGGCGACCCGCTCGGCGTTCGCCGCCCGCGGCATCCTCTGA
- a CDS encoding DedA family protein → MSSILASPAAGPGLLAPESLISTFGLIGILAVVFAESGLLIGFFLPGDSLLFTAGLLVAGGRYLSQPLWLVCLLVAVAAIAGDQVGYLFGKRVGPALFRRPDSRLFKQQNVERANRFFARHGARSVVLARFIPVVRTFTPIIAGVSRMRYRTFLTYNVIGGALWGTGVTVLGFYLGRIPFVRDNIEFILIGIVLVSVVPIGIQLLRSRHAGHRDDADRARRAATPQDA, encoded by the coding sequence ATGTCCTCGATCCTCGCGTCGCCCGCCGCAGGCCCGGGCCTCCTCGCCCCCGAGTCGCTGATCTCGACGTTCGGGCTGATCGGCATCCTCGCGGTCGTCTTCGCCGAGTCCGGGCTGCTGATCGGGTTCTTCCTGCCCGGCGACTCGCTGCTGTTCACCGCCGGCCTGCTGGTGGCCGGCGGCCGCTACCTGAGCCAGCCGCTCTGGCTGGTCTGCCTGCTGGTGGCGGTCGCCGCGATCGCCGGTGACCAGGTGGGCTACCTGTTCGGCAAGCGGGTCGGCCCGGCGCTGTTCCGCCGGCCCGACTCCCGGCTGTTCAAGCAGCAGAACGTGGAACGGGCCAACCGGTTCTTCGCCCGGCACGGCGCCCGGTCGGTGGTGCTGGCCCGGTTCATCCCGGTGGTACGCACCTTCACCCCGATCATCGCCGGGGTGAGCCGGATGCGGTACCGCACGTTCCTGACCTACAACGTGATCGGCGGGGCGCTGTGGGGCACCGGCGTCACGGTGCTCGGCTTCTACCTGGGCCGGATCCCGTTCGTCCGGGACAACATCGAGTTCATCCTGATCGGCATCGTGCTGGTCTCCGTCGTGCCGATCGGGATCCAGCTGCTGCGCTCCCGCCACGCGGGTCACCGCGACGACGCCGACCGGGCGCGGAGGGCCGCGACGCCGCAGGACGCCTGA
- a CDS encoding M15 family metallopeptidase: MRSGPPSIARRLAALAVVAAALVAGCQRPAPTPPPPTPTPSATGPRAPADFVVLTDVDPSIRADIRYAGPHNFVGRPIAGYAEPLCLLTRGAADALRRVQAAALAQGRSLKVYDCYRPRRAVDDFVTWAKQPGEQRMKAEFYPTVPKSRLFADGYIGAPTAHSRGSTLDLTLVPVPTPAQPGYSPGQPLVACTAPADRRFGDDSVDMGTGFDCFDPLAHTDDPRVTGTPRVERDRLRRLMTAQGFENYPREWWHYRWTTEPYPETYFDFPVARSALRPG, translated from the coding sequence GTGAGGTCCGGGCCGCCCAGCATCGCCCGGCGGCTGGCGGCCCTGGCGGTCGTGGCCGCCGCGCTGGTCGCCGGCTGCCAGCGGCCCGCCCCGACACCGCCGCCGCCCACCCCCACCCCCAGCGCGACCGGCCCGCGCGCCCCGGCCGACTTCGTGGTGCTCACCGACGTCGACCCGAGCATCCGCGCCGACATCCGCTACGCCGGCCCGCACAACTTCGTCGGCCGGCCGATCGCCGGCTACGCCGAGCCGCTCTGCCTGCTCACCCGGGGAGCCGCCGACGCGCTGCGTCGGGTGCAGGCCGCCGCGCTCGCGCAGGGCCGCAGCCTCAAGGTGTACGACTGCTACCGCCCCCGCCGCGCCGTGGACGACTTCGTGACCTGGGCGAAGCAGCCCGGCGAGCAGCGGATGAAGGCCGAGTTCTATCCGACGGTGCCGAAGTCGCGGCTGTTCGCCGACGGGTACATCGGGGCGCCCACCGCGCACAGCCGGGGCAGCACCCTGGACCTGACCCTGGTCCCGGTGCCCACCCCGGCGCAGCCCGGCTACTCGCCCGGGCAGCCGCTGGTCGCCTGCACCGCGCCGGCCGACCGCCGCTTCGGTGACGACAGCGTCGACATGGGCACCGGTTTCGACTGCTTCGACCCGCTCGCGCACACCGACGACCCCCGGGTCACCGGCACGCCCCGGGTGGAACGGGACCGGCTGCGGCGGCTGATGACCGCACAGGGTTTCGAGAACTACCCGCGCGAGTGGTGGCACTACCGGTGGACGACCGAGCCGTACCCGGAGACGTACTTCGACTTCCCGGTGGCCCGTTCCGCGCTGCGCCCCGGTTGA
- a CDS encoding acetylxylan esterase has protein sequence MHTDLPEEQLRGYHSALREPADFDRFWTETLAEARACDDTVRSVPVETALAAVEVHDVTLPGFAGQPVRAWLRVPAAARGPLPTVVQYVGYGGGRGHPLENLLWACAGFAHLQMDTRGQGSGWSRGDTPDPAAAGPEAPGVVTRGLGDPRRYYYRRLITDAVRAVDAARTLPALDPQRVAVLGHSQGGGIALAVAALVPEVRALVSYVPFLCDIPRAVLVTDAHPYREIRDWLAVHRDAEEQALRTLGYVDGVAFARRAAVPARFSVALMDEIVPPSTVYAAVNAYRGPAELAVWRYNGHEAGGIDDDAAALTFLRAALAP, from the coding sequence GTGCACACCGACCTGCCCGAGGAGCAGCTGCGCGGCTACCACAGCGCGCTGCGGGAGCCGGCGGACTTCGACCGGTTCTGGACCGAGACGCTCGCCGAGGCGCGGGCCTGCGACGACACCGTGCGGTCGGTCCCGGTGGAGACCGCGCTGGCCGCCGTCGAGGTCCACGACGTGACCCTTCCCGGCTTCGCCGGGCAGCCGGTGCGGGCCTGGCTGCGGGTACCCGCCGCGGCGCGCGGTCCGCTGCCCACCGTGGTGCAGTACGTCGGCTACGGCGGCGGCCGCGGTCACCCGCTGGAGAACCTGCTGTGGGCGTGCGCGGGCTTCGCCCACCTCCAGATGGACACCCGGGGCCAGGGGTCGGGGTGGAGCCGTGGCGACACCCCCGATCCGGCGGCGGCCGGCCCGGAGGCGCCCGGCGTGGTCACCCGCGGCCTCGGCGACCCCCGCCGCTACTACTACCGGCGGTTGATCACCGACGCGGTCCGCGCCGTCGACGCGGCCCGCACGCTACCGGCCTTGGACCCGCAGCGGGTGGCGGTGCTCGGCCACAGCCAGGGCGGCGGGATCGCCCTGGCTGTGGCCGCCCTGGTGCCGGAGGTCCGGGCGCTGGTGTCGTACGTGCCGTTCCTCTGCGACATCCCCCGGGCGGTGCTGGTCACCGACGCCCACCCGTACCGGGAGATCCGCGACTGGCTGGCCGTGCACCGCGACGCGGAGGAGCAGGCGCTGCGCACCCTCGGGTACGTCGACGGGGTGGCCTTCGCCCGCCGGGCCGCCGTCCCGGCCCGGTTCTCGGTCGCCCTGATGGACGAGATCGTGCCGCCGTCGACGGTCTACGCGGCGGTGAACGCCTACCGGGGGCCGGCGGAGCTGGCGGTGTGGCGGTACAACGGCCACGAGGCCGGCGGTATCGACGACGACGCGGCGGCGCTCACCTTTCTGCGTGCGGCGCTCGCCCCCTGA
- a CDS encoding endo-1,4-beta-xylanase yields MVENEMKWESLETTRGSYDWGPADQLVAFATAHHQRVRGHVLAYQELKAELVYSGPPFVLPRVPQRPHR; encoded by the coding sequence ATGGTCGAGAACGAGATGAAGTGGGAGAGCCTGGAGACCACCCGCGGCAGCTACGACTGGGGGCCGGCCGACCAACTGGTCGCCTTCGCCACCGCGCACCACCAGCGGGTACGCGGGCACGTGCTGGCGTACCAGGAGTTGAAGGCCGAGCTGGTCTACTCCGGGCCACCCTTCGTGCTGCCGCGCGTGCCGCAGCGGCCGCACCGGTAG
- a CDS encoding LacI family DNA-binding transcriptional regulator, translating to MVFPERVKMSDVARTAGVSVATVSKVVNGRYGVAQATVERVEQVIRDLGYEASLGAQSLRSHRTNVLGILVAEFEPFSTELLKGASREVAGSGYQLLAYSSGDGEGAAVGWERRSLARLSGTLIDGAVIVTPTVVETKHGFHVVAVDPHTGPSGLPTVDSDNFAGAVLATTYLLSLGHRRIGHMSGRPDLESSRLREAGFRRAMADAGVPVDERLVRVGGYRIESAAGTAAELLGLADRPTAIFAGNDLSAISTMDVARRMGIAVPDDLSVIGFDNVPESALVDPPLTTIRQPLQSMGAEALRLLIDLIGGVERDTHIRLPTELVVRSSCRPCR from the coding sequence GTGGTGTTCCCGGAACGCGTCAAGATGTCGGACGTGGCACGTACGGCCGGCGTCTCGGTGGCGACCGTCTCGAAGGTCGTCAATGGGCGTTACGGCGTGGCGCAGGCGACCGTGGAGCGCGTCGAGCAGGTCATCCGCGACCTCGGTTACGAGGCCAGCCTGGGCGCGCAGAGCCTGCGCAGCCACCGGACGAACGTGCTCGGCATCCTGGTCGCCGAGTTCGAGCCGTTCTCCACCGAGCTGCTCAAGGGGGCGTCCCGGGAGGTCGCCGGCAGCGGCTACCAGCTGCTCGCCTACTCCAGCGGCGACGGCGAGGGCGCCGCCGTCGGATGGGAACGCCGCTCGCTGGCCCGCCTCTCCGGCACCCTGATCGACGGCGCCGTCATCGTCACGCCGACCGTCGTGGAGACCAAGCACGGCTTCCACGTGGTGGCCGTCGACCCGCACACCGGCCCGTCCGGCCTGCCCACCGTCGACTCCGACAACTTCGCCGGCGCCGTCCTGGCGACCACCTACCTGCTGTCGCTCGGCCATCGGCGGATCGGGCACATGAGCGGGCGGCCGGACCTCGAGTCGTCCCGGCTGCGCGAGGCCGGTTTCCGCCGGGCGATGGCCGATGCCGGCGTACCGGTGGACGAGCGGCTGGTGCGCGTCGGCGGCTACCGGATCGAGAGCGCCGCCGGCACCGCGGCGGAACTGCTCGGCCTCGCCGACCGGCCGACCGCCATCTTCGCGGGCAACGACCTCTCGGCGATCTCCACCATGGACGTCGCCCGGCGGATGGGGATCGCGGTCCCCGACGACCTGTCGGTGATCGGCTTCGACAACGTCCCCGAGTCGGCGTTGGTCGACCCGCCGCTGACGACGATCAGGCAACCGTTGCAGAGCATGGGCGCGGAAGCGCTGCGCCTGCTCATCGACCTGATCGGCGGCGTCGAACGCGACACCCACATCCGGCTCCCGACCGAGTTGGTCGTCCGTTCTTCCTGCCGTCCCTGCCGCTGA